A stretch of the Dechloromonas sp. TW-R-39-2 genome encodes the following:
- the hyi gene encoding hydroxypyruvate isomerase, whose product MPKFAANLSFLFADVAFPERFQRAAAAGFKGVEYLFPYDYPAHDVADWLKAADLEQVLFNLSPGDWAAGERGLACLPHRQGEFAESVEQAINYAMVLDCERLHCMAGLRPAGHDEAELEETFIANLRYAADRCATVGATLMIEPINSRIDMPGYWLDDVAKGFRLLDAVDRSNVKLQYDIYHAQIIAGDLARTLEANLHRIGHIQIADNPGRHEPGSGEINYPFLFALLDRLGYDGWVGCEYKPQTTTEAGLGWMPA is encoded by the coding sequence ATGCCAAAGTTCGCTGCCAATCTGAGTTTTCTGTTTGCCGATGTTGCTTTTCCGGAGCGCTTCCAGCGAGCTGCCGCGGCCGGCTTCAAAGGCGTTGAATATCTCTTTCCCTACGATTATCCGGCGCATGATGTGGCCGACTGGCTGAAGGCGGCCGATCTCGAACAGGTCCTGTTCAACCTCTCGCCCGGCGACTGGGCGGCCGGCGAGCGTGGCCTGGCCTGCCTGCCGCATCGTCAGGGCGAATTTGCCGAATCGGTCGAGCAGGCGATCAACTACGCGATGGTGCTCGATTGCGAGCGCCTGCACTGCATGGCCGGTCTGCGCCCGGCCGGGCATGACGAGGCCGAACTGGAAGAAACTTTCATCGCCAATCTGCGCTACGCCGCCGACCGTTGCGCGACGGTCGGCGCGACGCTGATGATTGAGCCGATCAACAGCCGCATCGATATGCCGGGCTACTGGCTGGACGACGTGGCCAAGGGATTTCGCCTGCTGGACGCGGTCGACCGCAGCAACGTCAAACTTCAGTACGACATCTATCACGCCCAGATCATCGCCGGCGATCTGGCCCGGACGCTGGAGGCCAATCTACACCGCATCGGCCATATCCAGATTGCCGATAACCCCGGCCGGCACGAACCGGGTAGCGGCGAGATCAACTATCCCTTCCTGTTTGCATTGCTCGACCGGCTTGGTTACGACGGCTGGGTCGGCTGCGAATACAAGCCGCAAACCACCACCGAGGCCGGCCTTGGCTGGATGCCGGCATGA
- a CDS encoding glycerate kinase, translating to MTPREILRRLFDAAIAAADPALCVPPHLPPDDGRRLIVIGAGKASAAMARAVEQHWSGPLEGLVITRYGHGVPCERIEIVEAAHPVPDAAGEQAAARILDKLRGLTENNRVLALISGGGSALLAAPAAGIALAEKRALTSALLKSGASIGEINCVRKHLSASKGGRLAQAAWPAQVLTLAISDVPGDDPAVIASGPTVGDPSTALDALCVLDNYAIDVPEALRQRLAAGDLETPKPGDSSLARSTFRLVASPLQMLQAAAEAARQMGITPLILGDALEGEAREVGKVLAGMARCCGQHDMPAQKPCVLLSGGETTVTLKGEGRGGRNTEFLLGLALALDAAPGIHALAADTDGIDGSEDNAGAFVDPSTLHRAREAGLDIRRHLAVNDAWGYFSGLGDLLVTGPTRTNVNDFRAILVGLE from the coding sequence ATGACGCCGCGCGAGATTTTGCGCCGCTTGTTCGATGCAGCGATTGCTGCCGCCGATCCGGCGCTTTGTGTGCCGCCGCATTTGCCGCCGGACGATGGCCGGCGACTGATCGTCATCGGTGCCGGCAAAGCATCGGCAGCAATGGCGCGGGCCGTCGAACAACACTGGTCCGGCCCGCTCGAAGGGCTGGTCATTACGCGCTACGGCCACGGCGTTCCCTGTGAGCGCATCGAAATTGTCGAAGCGGCTCATCCGGTGCCCGATGCCGCGGGCGAACAAGCGGCGGCACGCATTCTCGACAAGCTGCGTGGCCTGACTGAAAACAACCGCGTGCTGGCGCTGATCTCCGGTGGCGGCTCGGCCTTGCTCGCCGCACCGGCCGCAGGCATCGCGCTGGCCGAGAAGCGGGCACTCACCTCGGCGCTGCTTAAGTCGGGGGCGAGCATCGGCGAGATCAACTGCGTGCGCAAGCATTTGTCGGCCAGCAAGGGCGGGCGACTGGCGCAGGCCGCCTGGCCGGCCCAAGTGCTGACGCTGGCCATTTCCGATGTGCCGGGCGACGACCCCGCGGTGATCGCTTCCGGCCCGACGGTCGGCGACCCGAGCACCGCGCTCGATGCCTTGTGCGTGCTCGATAACTACGCCATCGACGTGCCTGAGGCGCTGCGTCAGCGGCTTGCCGCGGGCGATCTGGAAACGCCCAAGCCGGGCGATTCCTCGCTGGCGCGCAGCACTTTCCGGTTGGTCGCCAGTCCGCTGCAAATGCTGCAGGCGGCAGCCGAAGCTGCGCGGCAAATGGGCATCACGCCGCTGATCCTCGGTGATGCGTTGGAGGGTGAGGCGCGTGAAGTCGGCAAGGTGCTGGCCGGCATGGCGCGTTGCTGCGGTCAACACGATATGCCGGCCCAAAAGCCCTGCGTTCTGCTGTCAGGTGGCGAAACCACGGTAACGCTCAAGGGCGAAGGGCGCGGTGGGCGCAATACTGAATTCCTGCTCGGCCTGGCACTGGCGCTCGATGCCGCACCCGGCATTCACGCGCTGGCCGCCGACACCGATGGTATCGACGGGAGCGAAGACAATGCCGGTGCTTTTGTCGATCCATCGACGCTGCATCGGGCGCGTGAAGCGGGGCTCGATATCCGCCGGCATCTCGCGGTCAACGACGCCTGGGGCTATTTTTCCGGGCTGGGCGATTTGCTGGTCACCGGGCCAACGCGAACCAACGTCAATGACTTCCGTGCCATCCTCGTCGGATTAGAATAA
- a CDS encoding FAD-linked oxidase C-terminal domain-containing protein, with amino-acid sequence MTLSDSVFTTDRAALATRLKMILPAHCLLTEDEDLRPYECDGLTAYRELPMAVCLPESEVQVIDVLRTCHQMGVPVVARGAGTGLSGGAMPHAQGVVLSMARFNKILQVDRSARTAVVQPGVRNLAVSEAAAPFGLYYAPDPSSQIACTLGGNVAENSGGVHCLKYGLTVHNVLRVRVVSIEGEVFEIGSAAPDAPGYDLLALIIGSEGMLGVVTEVTVKLVPKPELAQVVMASFDEVARAGDAVAAIIAAGIIPAGLEMMDKPATAAVEPYVKAGYDLDAAAILLCESDGTPEEVAEEISRVTAVLTAAGARDIRVSQSEAERLRFWAGRKAAFPAVGRITPDYYCMDGTIPRKRLAEMLAAIAAMESKYQLRCANVFHAGDGNLHPLIMYDAAKPGEWARAEAFGAEILELSVALGGSITGEHGVGIEKINQMCVQYSAPALDAFRRIKAAFDDKGLLNPGKAIPSLHRCAEYGCMHVHRGDLKFPELERF; translated from the coding sequence ATGACGCTTTCCGATTCCGTCTTCACGACCGACCGCGCGGCGCTGGCAACGCGCCTGAAAATGATCCTGCCGGCGCATTGCCTGCTGACCGAAGATGAAGACCTGCGGCCTTACGAATGTGACGGCCTGACCGCTTACCGCGAACTGCCGATGGCGGTCTGCCTGCCGGAGAGCGAGGTGCAGGTGATCGACGTGCTGCGTACCTGCCACCAGATGGGCGTGCCGGTGGTCGCGCGCGGGGCCGGTACCGGTTTGTCCGGCGGGGCGATGCCGCATGCCCAGGGCGTTGTCTTGTCGATGGCCCGATTCAACAAGATTTTGCAGGTCGACCGCAGCGCCCGGACGGCGGTCGTGCAACCCGGCGTGCGCAACCTCGCCGTGTCGGAAGCGGCTGCACCGTTCGGCTTGTATTACGCGCCCGATCCCTCGTCGCAGATCGCCTGCACGCTGGGTGGCAACGTGGCCGAAAACTCCGGCGGCGTGCATTGTCTGAAATACGGCCTGACCGTGCATAACGTCCTGCGCGTCCGGGTGGTCAGCATCGAGGGCGAGGTGTTCGAGATTGGCTCGGCTGCGCCGGATGCGCCCGGCTACGATCTGCTGGCGCTGATCATCGGCTCCGAGGGCATGCTCGGCGTGGTTACCGAAGTGACCGTCAAACTGGTGCCGAAACCGGAGCTGGCGCAGGTTGTCATGGCCTCGTTCGACGAGGTGGCGCGGGCCGGCGATGCCGTTGCGGCGATCATCGCCGCCGGGATCATTCCAGCTGGCCTTGAAATGATGGACAAGCCGGCGACGGCGGCCGTCGAGCCTTACGTCAAGGCCGGCTACGACCTTGATGCGGCGGCCATTCTGTTGTGCGAGTCGGACGGTACGCCGGAGGAAGTTGCCGAGGAGATTTCGCGTGTTACCGCCGTGTTGACCGCGGCAGGGGCGCGCGACATTCGCGTGTCGCAATCGGAGGCCGAGCGCCTGCGTTTCTGGGCCGGGCGCAAGGCTGCCTTTCCGGCGGTCGGGCGAATCACGCCGGATTATTACTGCATGGATGGCACCATTCCGCGCAAACGGCTGGCCGAGATGCTGGCGGCGATTGCGGCAATGGAAAGTAAATACCAGTTGCGCTGCGCCAATGTCTTTCATGCCGGCGACGGCAATCTGCATCCGCTGATCATGTACGACGCGGCAAAGCCCGGCGAATGGGCGCGGGCTGAAGCCTTCGGGGCCGAGATCCTGGAACTCTCGGTGGCGCTCGGTGGCTCGATTACCGGCGAACACGGCGTCGGCATCGAGAAAATCAACCAGATGTGCGTGCAATACAGCGCACCGGCGCTCGACGCCTTCCGCCGGATCAAGGCAGCGTTCGACGACAAGGGCCTGCTCAATCCCGGCAAGGCCATTCCCAGCCTGCATCGCTGTGCCGAATACGGGTGCATGCACGTGCATCGCGGCGATCTCAAATTTCCCGAACTGGAGCGTTTCTGA